AGGGTAAGGCGCACGGCTTTCGCGTGCTGCAGTTCAACGCCGTCGTCGCGACCAACGCCGGCGCGCGCCACCTCTACGAGAAGCTCGGCTTCGTGCAGCTCGGCACCATTCCCGGTGGCTTTCGCATGCCCGATGGCACGTATGTCGACATCTGCCCGTACTATCATGAGCTGTAGAGCTGACGAGGCGACGATAGCCAGAGGAGGATCAGGAGCGTAGGCTATGGGTTGGGTTAGCGCGGCACTGCTCGCGGCGCTCTTCGCGGGCGTAACGTCGATTCTCGCCAAATGCGGCGTACGAGAGACCGATTCCGACATCGCCACGGGCATTCGAACCGCGGTCGTGCTCGTCTTTGCCTGGATCGTCGTCTTCGTCACCGGCGCGCAAGGCGGAATAACCCGTATCGCTCCCCTCTCGTGGACGTTTCTCATCGCCTCGGGGCTCGCGACGGGCGCGTCTTGGATCTGCTACTTCAAGGCGCTTTCGCTTGGCGACGTCAACAAGGTCGTACCCGTGGACAAGTCGAGCACGATCCTGGCCGCGCTCTTCGCAATCGTCCTGTTCGGCGAGACGAGCAACCTCGTGGTCAAACTCGCCTCCATCATCGCGATCGGCGTGGGCACCTACCTCATGATCGAGCGGAAGGCGGGGCAGGACGGCAGTGACGCGCGGGATGGCAGCGGAGGCGGACATGGATGGCTGTGGTATGCCATCGGGGCCGCGGTGTTCGCGGCGCTCACCTCGATTCTCGCGAAGGTCGGCATCGAGGGCGTCGACTCGAACCTGGCGACCGCGATCCGCACCTGCGTGGTGCTGGTGATGGCGTGGGGCATCGTCGCCGGACGCGGGAAGCTGCGGGCCGTGCGCGACGTGCGGCCCGGCGAGGCGTTGTTCCTGATAGCGTCCGGCCTCGCGACCGGCGCGTCGTGGCTGTTCTTCTACTACGCCATACAGACCGGTCAGGTGAGCATCGTCGTGCAGATCGACAAGCTCTCGATCGTCGTGTCGATCGCGTTTGCCTGGCTGTTCCTGCACGAGCGGCTATCGTGGCGGGCGGGCATGGGACTCGCACTCATCGTCTGCGGCACGGCGCTCATGACGGCGTTTCCGTAGGGATGGAAGGATGCGAACGCTCTGCGGTTCTTTCGCAGCACGTGGCGCAGCCCGACATTTGCGATGGTAAAGTACGCGGTAGATGAAATGACGGAGGAATCGCCATGATGATACGGGTAGAGCGGCAAGGCGACCACGATGCGGTGCGCGAGGTGGTCAGGAGTGCCTTCGCAACCGCCGAGCACAGCGATGGAAACGAGCATGATCTGGTAGATGCCCTAAGGCAGAGTGGCGCATACGTTCCCGAACTGTCGCTAGTGTGCGAAATTGACGGCGAAATCGTCGGGCACATCATGTTCACCAAGCTGCACGTGGGCGAGCATGTCGCGCTCGCGCTTGCCCCGTTGTCCGTGGCACCGGCATGGCAAAGGCGCGGCATCGGCGCCGCCCTGGTCCGCGAGGGACACAGGATAGCCCGGGAGCTCGGGTACGATTACTCGGTCGTGCTCGGCAGCGACGAGTACTACCCACGCGTCGGCTACGTGCCGGCCGAGACGCTGGGGATTCTCCCGTGCTTCGACGTTCCGAGCGAGAACTTCATGGCTTGTAAGCTTCGCGAGAACGCCCCGACGATATCGGGCATGGTCACGTACGCGAAGGAATTCGGAGAAGGAGCGACATCATGAACTTGACGGGTATCGAGGGAAACGACGTGCTCTGCGTCCTCGTGGAGAGTGACGAGCCGGTCATCACGGACGCGCAATCGGCAATCGATCTGCTGATGAGCGCACAGTACGACGTGGGGTCGAAGAATATCGTGATTCCCAAGCAGCTCATCGCCGAGGACTTCTTCGTCCTCAGCACAGGACTGGCCGGTGAGATATTGCAGAAGTACGTCAACTACGGCGGCCGCATGGCCATCTACGGCGACTATTCGCGCTACACGAGCAAGCCACTCAAGGACTTCATGTACGAGAGCAACAAGGGCAGGGACTTCTTCTTCGTCGCCACGAAAGATGAGGCCATCGCCGCGCTCGCAAAGAGCCGCTGATAGGGGGCGCGAGGCGGGGCTTACAGTAGTCCGATTTTGTGACGATAGACTTGCCTATGCTGCCTGGGGAAAGCCGATGACGCAATACTCGATGACAGATGACTGTCTCTCTCCTATCACAACAATCTCGGCACCACTCATCGCCTCCACCTCACGACGCAACGCACGGACCTCGCGCTTGAGGCTCTCGTTCTCTTGTACGAGCCGGTCATAGCTATACGCAGAATAACCGCCGATTCCACGCCCCTCGCGCGCGTCTTCGACCAACTGCCTGAGATTCTGTTTCCTGTAAAGCGAACTTCGCGCAATCTGCGCACGATCTGCGACCTTGTAGAACGAGGGTGTCTTACCTTCTGCCAACAAAGAGACAATCGCATCACGGACGCTTTCTTCCATGGCGTTCTCTCGCTTCATGCGAAAACACCGCAGCGACGCTGATTGATGATTTCCTGTCATGTTTGGCGACACCTTCCTTCGCAGACGAGCAACTACATCACAAGAGCATTTTACAGGGCAACAGGGACATGAGATTTCTGGCAATTACATGTCGGGAATATCGAATTCGGACTATTGCGACTGTTTTTGTCTAGAGCCAGCTGCAGTACGGTACCTACAGCAACTTATTCATTGGAAGCATGCAGGTGTCACCAAATGAGCAAGAAATTCACGACATGGTTTGCGCAGGTGTTGAGGGTCGAACAAAAAGCGGGTGATCGCAATGCAAGCACCTATGACAACGGTTGAAGTCGTCGTCCCAAAGACGGCCTCCAAAGCGCCTCTGCGCTGGAAGAGGCAGCCACCTCGCATTGTGCTGCCGCGATATAGTCGAAGAAACGAAGTAATCGATTTGAAGAAAAAGGACATTGAAACGAGAAGCGGCACGCTTGTCGTTGGTGACTTGCATTGCAAGCAGGCAGAAATGCTGCCGCGAATTAGTACCGTTGCCAAGGAGCGAGGCACACAAAGCATCGTGCTCTTGGGTGATTACACTGACGAGTGGGGTTCGACGGTTGACGACGTACTCAATGCCCTGGATTTCCAAATCGGCTGGCTAAAGGAACAGACAGCTGACGGCATGAACGTGACCTGCCTTGTGGGAAACCACGATTTCGAATACCTGATTGGTCGCGGCTGCTCCGGCACGCACCACGAGGCGTTCATCGAAATCCGCGACAAGCTGCAGGAAATAGAAATGCAAGCCGCAGCATGTGTCGATGGTTTTCTCCTCACGCATGCCGGGCTCACGCAGGAATGGAGAGACGAGAACCTACCTGGATGTGACGACGCGAGAGCGTGCGCCTCGCGCATCAACGAGTTCTTCTTCGATGGCAGATCTCGCTGCCGAGAAAAGCTTTCGATGGTGGGCTGGGCCCGAGGCGGCTACGGAGTGCCGGGGCCGTTGTGGGCCGACCTCTCGGAGTTACGCGATGACGCAGCACAGGGCATCAATCAAATCGTCGGGCATACACCCGTTCCCACATGCGAAAAAATCGACGGTATCAACGAAACCATCTGGCTATGCGACACCCTCTCTCGTACGACATACAACCGGCCCATCGGGGATGGAACGGCGCTATTGCTCAGCAACGGACACGCTGAGGCGGTTCCGCTGCGTACTTAGCGTAGCAGGCTTGTCATGATGAGAAAGCCTCTTCCGAGCGGTCGCCTGTTACAATCCCGCATTGCATCACTGCATCATCATGTTGTGGCAAAACCTCGCCATAATTGGTAGTGTTCTGCCATATTGAACAACAACGCATATTCACACGCGAACGCATCCAGAGAGGATGACCATGCAGAAGCCGAGCAAAGTGCCTACCGTCTCCCCCACCGCGCACGTGGCGACCGACGCGACCGTCATCGGCGACGTCACCATCGGCGACGAGTGCTGCGTCCTGTTCAACGCGACCATCCGGGGCGACTGCGACAGCTTCGTAAAGCTGGGTGAGCGCACGAACGTGCAGGAAGGCGCATGCCTGCACGTGAGCCACGGTTCGCCCACGATCATCGGCCATGACGTGACCATCGGTCATGCCGCGGTCGTGCACGGCTGCACCATCGGCGACCATTCGCTTGTCGGCATGGGAGCCACGGTACTCGATGGCGCCGAAATCGGGAATCACTGTCTCATCGGAGCCGGAGCACTCGTGACAGGGTCGGCGCGCATCCCGGACGGCATGCTCGTTGTCGGCGCGCCCGCACGGGCGAAACGTCCCCTGACCGACGAGGAAAGGGCCAGCCTGGACGCGAACGCCGCCGAGTACGTTGAGGTGGGATACCAGCTGGCAAGCGAAGGCTGGCTGCTCACGGGCGAGGTGCCCAAGCCGCCGCTAGGGTAGTCTTAATTTGAAATATCCCCATCTTCCTCAGGATGCAATCTCCATCCTTCTTTTAAGTAATCTGCATACGAGGGATACTCACTCGCATAAATGCTTGTAATCTCTTCGCGCATTGGCTCGATGATAGCCAGAAAGGGACGCTCGGGATTCAGCATGAATCCGGATGAATCAGGAAGCCAATTCTCGAAACTCTCAAAATGGTTCGCCTGTGTTTACTCATACACGCAAGCCCAATAATCGGGCTATGTTTCAAAAAGTGTGTCCGAATAAGACCCGTTACCCCAGTTGAACACAAGCAAATCAGGTCCTTGAGTTGGAATCGCCCAACTCGAAGGTGTTTCAAAAAGTGTGTCCGCTTTCCTCTTGACGTGCCTGTTCAGGCAAGCTTTCCGAAGGGAAAAGTTGCCTAGTGGACAGGATGACGCCTTGAGTAGCCCGAGATGCGACGTTTGCGGAAGCGAGATGAAGGGGAACGGATACACGAAGGCAGGGACCAAGCGCTGGCGGTGCAAGTCGTGCGGTGCCTCCAAGACGAGAAGGATTGACAACGCCGCCAAGCTGCTCCGGGCCTTCCTTGCCTGGATCCTCTCCAAGAGGTCGATCGCCGATCTCGGATACAGCAGGTCGACCTTCTGGCGAAAGTGCGCCGGGTTCTGGGAGCTTTGGCCCATCGCCCCTTTCACCGGCGAGGTCTTCGACACGGTCTTTCTCGACGGCATCTGGTTTTCCCACGACGCCGTCGTGCTCGTCGCGCGCTCCAAGGAGCACGTGATCGCATGGCACCTGGCGCAAAGGGAGTGCTCGAGCTCCTGGGCGGCGCTGATGATGAGGATACCCGCTCCGATGCTGGTGGTGTCGGACGGATCCACCGGGCTCGCGAAGGCGGCGCGCACCGTATGGCCCGGCACCAGGATACAGCGCTGCGTCGTGCATGCCGCGCGCCAGGTCAAGCGCTACACGACCAAGAGTCCCAAGCTCGAGTGCGGCCGCGAGCTCCTGGGCATCGCGAACCGCCTGACGAGGGCCAAAGACGAGGACGCGATGAGGGAGTGGCTCGTCGACTACGCGCAGTGGTGCTCCGATTGGAGCGAGTTCCTGAAGGAGTTCACGGTGAAAGACGGCAGGAGGGTCTACACGCACGAGAGGCTGCGGCGGGCCAGGGGAAGCCTCAACCGCCTGGTGAAGGAAGGGACGCTTTTCACATTCATCGAGATGCAAAGGGAGCGCGGCGGGCGCTGGGATTCCACCAACAACCCGATCGAGAGCCTGAACGCGCAACTGAGGGAGATGCTCAGGCTGCATCGGGGATTGCCGCTGCTGCACCGCGTGAAGGCCGTCATGTGGTGGTGCTACATGCACACCGAAGAGCCCGAGAGCCCGGCGGAGATCCTGCGCCGCATGCCGAGGGACGAAGACGTCGACGGGCTTTTCGCAACCGTCTCGGGCGAGGGCCGGCATTCGGATGGAAGCCCGGAGAGGTATGGGAAGGCCATCGACTGGAACGAGTTTCACATGCCGACGAGGTACCGTCAGTGATGTCCCGCCGGACACACTTTTTGAAACATAGCCCCAATAATCTGCCAAATAGGAAATAATCTGTCCGAAATTATACGAGTGCACGCCAAATTGGCAGCGAGCGGAACTTTCCCCGCTGCTTAAGTCTATAAACTCATAATGACCCTTGAGAGGCAAATGTACGTATTCACATAATGCTCCATATAATCTGCCGACAGGCTTTATCTTTGCCTTAAGACGACCGATGGATTTCGTAGGCGAAATTTTCTCCGCTTCTTCCAAATCCTTCGCCTTGCAGGCGTTATACGCCCATGCGATTTGCTCTAGCATCAACCTACTCATAGCATGAGCCTCGATCATATGGCCTTCCCTGTATAACATTGCGGCGACATAATAAGTATTCTTCGCCCGAGTTAAGGCCGCATCTGAATATACCTCTCCCGCGTTCGGCTCAGCTTCAGGATGCATCCGCCGCATCGTGTCTTCCATGTGCTGCTTTCCCGCAAAGTACATTCTCTGAAACGCCAGATGTATATCTGGAATGTCAGGCTCACTACTAGAAACAAGATGCCTCAAAGCGTAGTCAAATGGTGTGCCCAAATTATGTGCAGCAATCGCCGCCTGAACATATTCGACCAGCTTTTTCGGTGCATTTCTTGATATATGGACAGCATGTGCCGAATAGCCAATCTGCGTGTAGTCTTCAAGGAGATCTCGACTTGCTTCAGCACGCATTTGTTCAAACGTCTCGTATGGCACCCCTTCTGCAAACGATGCGCTAATCCCCTGGTACCCCGTGTTATTTTCCGCATCATCCTCATCGCTTGTCATCATATCGATTGGATCATCCTCAGCATTGCTGTATCTGTATAGGAGCTTGCGAGATGAGGTCAAACGGTAACCGTTATCCATTAACATTTGTATCGAATCTTTACCTACGGACCTCGGGTCATATTTGGTGTTCTGTTCCTGGGAAGCGTAATACCCATCAGCAGCATCAGCCAGGTAGCAGCAAAGTTCGGGCATCACACCAATATATTGATAAACAGCATGCGGGAGCTTATCAAAGAAGTCTTGTAGATTAGCAGCTTCGTAAGCTTCTCGCGATAACTCGAGTTTATGGATGTAAAGCACATCAACATACATCCCAGAAGGACTTTCGATAAGCCCTTCGCCCTCTAAATCAGTGGCTACTTCGCATAAATCCGCATTGCAATCATCGCATTCCATAACGATATTGCGCTTATCCCTATAGGCCTGTGCGCCGAATATGAATGCACCGTCAAGATGACCAACCAAGTCCACCTTCGCATCATCACCGTAAAGGGAGATGACGGTATCCCCATCTTCTTGTTCAAGCGCGAAGTTCATTGTCAGCCATGTGATATGCGGAAACTCTTCTTCAAATAACCTAGTACTTTCGTACTCCTTCCCATTTTCAAACGGAACGGAAATAAGCAAGTCCTTGAAATTTAGCTCTGCTGACATGATGACTATCCTTAAATACGTTTAGCGATAATAAATGGCTTGTCTCGATGTTTACATTTAACTCGCGGCGGACAGAGACCGAAGAAAATATCCGTCAATCCGCAACTCTTCGAATCTCTCGAAACCACTCTGCTGCAGGAAACGAGCCGCTACATGGAACCCCCGCGATCGGCCAGCTCCCCGAATTCTTCGCTCGTCATCGTCTGCACGGAATACCCCTCGCAGGCGTAGAGGCTCTCGTGAAACGGCGCGCTGTTCTTGTGACAGCGGATGAACTGCATCGCCTTGCCCGTCGAGGCATCGAACCCGACGACCCATACGTAATCACTTGACATACCCATCACATCCCATCGTCATCGAAACCCGTGACGTCAATCGAAAACGCCACGTCGACGATTGTATGCGTGGGGTGTGACACGGTTTCACTGTTCGAGTCGCTGCGCGACGTGCCCAGCAACGAGGGGCTGAAGGGATACGAGCTGAAGGACTCGTTCATGGGCAGCGAGGGGGTCGCCCTCGTAATGCTCACCGCATCCCCATCTGCCTGTCACTGAATCTCTCGGAGGTCTACGTCCTCTTCGGCGCGCTCGCGGAATACGTCCGCGGGAAAGACGGGCAGGACTCGCACCGCAAGACCGCCAAGCGCCTCGCGGGCATGGCCAAGTCCCAGCTGAGCGATTATGCGAAGGAGAGGCTTCAAGCGCGGCAGCATGCGAGTTCATCTAGGGCATGACATCAAGCGCAAGAACAAACGGCTGCGCCCCATCGTGCGCCGTGCAGATGATGATTGCGACATCGTGCCGTTGGCAGAGGTGATTGACGTGAGGAGGGGTGCGGGGTGAAATTCTTGCAGACATTGTGAATGACGGGCTCATCTTAGTGCGGCTATAAAACTCTTCAATTCATCTGCGAATGTAACAACTCTTAAGAAAAGGTTTTCCATTTACTTATTACACCCCTTACCCGAAAATACTAAGTGAACAATGAGGAAAAGGAGAGACCGTGTCCAACAAAAAGCATCGCTGGAGTCTTGAAGAAGATACATATTGCTGTGAAACATGCGTCAAATACTATGTTGCGGAAAAATCAAACATGCCTGTCGAAGTTCTTGTCAAAGAATTGTCTGAGCATTTTCCGAATATCTCAACAACATCGCTAAGAATGAAAATCCAGAATATTAAGCAAATTCTTGAAGAAGAAGGAATAGAAAACAGTTTACGTATTGGTCCACTCTCAAATTATTCGCAGCAAAACAAGAAAGCTATGCAAAACGTATTAAGAAAGCAATGACGAAGAAGGAGCTTCTGCGAAGCTTTGGTAAAAGCGCTATCTGGGGCACAGACGCTCCATCAGACTCTAAGTCAAGAAGACGATGCCCGTGCGGCTCACGCTACCTATGAGAATCGCCATCACATTTTCGTTCCCTGAACGGTCAGCCCGGTATACCCTAGCCATTTCAGCAATCGGTACTGGATGACCCGCGCTATTCAACCTCGACTAGACCAAGCACCTTGGCTAAGGTTACGGTTACGTCAAAAACTAGGTTCCATACGTGCATGATTTTATCTTCCACTTTGAGCGGCAATCTGAACAAATCGTCAATATCAGCCTCGAAGATATAGTGACCTCGTGCAATTTCTCGTGCTTCTTTTTTAAATTCGTCGTAATGCTCTTGGTCGTCGAATATTACAATCGCCTGCTCATCTTCGATCTGACTTTCGATATTCGAATACTTTTCATTGAGAATATCGAGAATCTCTTTTGCTCTTCGGTAATAGACGGACTCCGCTTTCCTCAAGGCACGCGCAAACGCATGATTCTCTAAATATGAATTCAGGATAGGATCTTCAACATCAGATATCGAAACGTGGTCTATAAGATTGAAATCATCCAGCAATTCATCAGGCGTTGCATCAGGATAAGTGGCCGCACAGATATCAAGCGCAATTCTCCCAGCAATCCAGAAAAGCGGCTCATCTTCCCCAAAAACAAAAGGAGACTTATCGATCATGTTTACTGCGTCAATAAGCTCTTCGCAGTGATACGAACTACACGAAACAAAGTATTTTCGAACTCTAACCCCCAGAGCCTCGCTTGAGATTCTTCCGCTCAAGTAAAACGAATGCTTTTCTAGCCATTCATCAAGCTTGACCCGAGAAGCTTCGCTTGGCCCATCATCGTAGAGATTCTGTTTGCCATCTCCGGATATCGAATGATATATGTTCGATTCGTAAAGGAACTTACTCTTGCATTTTTCAAGCACTTGAGCAAAACGCGACGCGTTAATTAGGTCTTCCGATGGATTGAAACGAATGTTGCAATGATAGTTAGAATTAATCTGATCCCAATCTTCAGGTTTTAAAGATGCAACTAATTTATTGGCTAGCAGCATATCTTCGGCAGCTTGGCGATAAACAATACCCCTCGTTTTGCTGTCAATACCCTCAGCCCAACCCCCAAAGCATTCCTTATCTAATTCTCGTAGCTCCTTTTCGGCATCGTCAAGGGCGTTCACAAGCTCCTGTTGAATTCTGCCTAGCTCAAGTCTGGCATGCGAGACGGATATCCTTTTCGCAGGATCCTGATACGTCATACGCCGAACTAGATCATCTAAATCACCGAGCAACGGCTCTGCCTGAGATATTGTTTTGAAGTTGCTCCCACGAGGAATGCTCCCAGTGAATATTTCATTTGTAATGAGCCCAACAGCAAAGACATCGACAGCAGCAGTAATCTTCGTTTGATCAGCACCCTTCCCCTGCTCGGGGGCAAAATATAAACGATTCGCCAGCAAATCTTTTGTTTTGGTAACTGAAAAATCTTCAAAATGAGCAATGCCGAAATCTGCAAGAACTGGAAGATTATCCATCCCAATAAGAATGTTCTCAGGCTTTATGTCTCGATGGATGACCCCATCTGAGTGAATCACTTCTACGGCACCGTATAGTTTCAGAAGAAGATTGATCTTTTCGTTGATGCCGAGATTCACATCGTCCATCGTTTTACGCAAATCACGTTCATAGTACGGCATCACATACAGAAGGGATGTGGTTCTTTTGCCGCCCTTCCCAGTTTCCTCAATCTCTTCAGCGCCGATTATCTGAATAATGTTGTCAGAATGATAATGTCTGCAATACTCAACTTCTTTTCTAAAACGCTTATTCTTAGTCTTGTTCTTCTTCTTTTTTTCATCAAGTAACGGTACTTTCTTTATTGCATAGGTTTTATCTTCTGATATGGCACAAATTACCGTCCCCGTCCCTCCTTGCCCCAGCTGTCCCCTTTTAGAGAGTGAGTACTTAACTCCTTCAATCGATACTTCCGTCACTTGAACTCCCTTTCCAGACCTTCATCGATTTTGAGCATGCAGAGATAATCCATTTAAGTCTCCGATTTAAATAATTATTGAAAGGCCATTATATGGGGCAAACTTCCAATAACACCCCGGATACGCTGCTCAAGGAAACCGAGAACGAATAACTCAACAACAGACGATTGCACTTCCCCTATCGCGAAAACCCCAACATCGCTCACTGCCCTCATCTCGCAACACAATTTGCAAACATCGCGTCAAAACTCTCGTTCCTCGCAAAAGCTCCTCGTGCTTGCGCGCAGAATAATCACCTATTCCACGCTCTACGCGTGCATTTTCGACCATCTGCTTTAGAGTTTGCCTCCTGCAAAGCGAGTTTCGTACAATCCGCTCACGCCTCCGCAACCCTGCAGAACAAGGTATCCCCCTTCCGCCAGCAGCAAGACAATCGCATCGCTACGCTTTCCTCCATCACGTCTTTTCAACCGGCATAGAGGTGCTACAGCGTCGTCGATTGATGATTATCGATCATGCCTGACGCCCTCCCTCGAGCGTCAAAATAGGAGCATGCCGCCATGATCTTTGGCGACGCGTTGCCGATATCATAATCGAACTCAGTAATATCGGGACTTGCCCTCTCATAGGTCACGTCGTAGGTGATCCGGTTCTCCGTCATTCATGGCACTCGGTCGAATTGTTTTCATTTACTGAAAACTTATTCAGTGAATAATTTTTCAGCAAATCGCCTTACCCACCGGCTCCCTACTTGCCAGCGCTCCGCCTTCACAAAAACACGTCAGCGACCTCGTCAGCAGTGAGGGCCCGCTGCTCTTCGGGCGAAAGGCTCGCCTCGCCGTCACCATCCTGCGAGCCGTACGAGCCGAACTGGGCGTGGTTGCCGCCGGGGATGACGAGCTCGCGCGCGTCCTCGCCGAGGTTTCCCTCGTTGTCGGCGGCGGCCCGGCGGTTCAGCACCCCATCCGAATCCCCCGTGACGCTCAGCACCGTGACGCCGTCATCGGAGAGGTCGGCGGTGGAATAGGCCCCCAGCAGCACGAGGCCGTCCCACGACCGCGCGTGGCCGTCGAGGTAGCCGGCCGCCATGACGCCACCGAGCGAGTGCCCCATCAGGATCCATCTCTGCACGGCGGGAAACTGCCCCTGCACGCCGTCGGCCCCGTTCGCGTCGAGCACGGACAGGTTGAACGGCATGCAGACGATTACGCAGAGGAACCCGCGCTCGGCCAGGTCCTGCATGAGCGGCGCGTACGCCTCAGCCTGCACCTTGCCTCCGGGGTAGAAGACGATTCCGGCCCGCGGATCGTCGGGGACGAAGGCGATGTCGCCGCCCTCCAGCCGCTGCACGGCCACGGTGTCGGTCGGTTCCATGGCGGCCAGGGCCGCGTCATCCGCGTGATAGTAGTCGCCCACGTAGACGCCGAAGCCTATGATGCCGGCGACGATGATCGCGAGGACGGCCACCAGGGCGATCTTCAGCTTGCGGTGGGTCTTGCGGACCGGGGTATGCTCCACCTTGCCCGCGAGCAGCTCCTCTTCGCATGCCGGCTCGGCGGCGTTGGTGATGTCCGATTTACTCTCCAGGGTCATGGCCTGCTCCCGCTCGGGCGGATTGCAACATGCGTCTCGCGGATGCATATCGCATCCCGATTGCAGCTCCTACCGTGAAAGTCTTTTAGCTGACGTCGATTTGAGGTAGTTCTTCTTCAAATCCCTCGCACTCATGAAAAACTCTTTCTCGGAATTGCTAAGGCCTTCACACTTGAGCTTCTCTTCGAGGAGCGTGAGCGTGCAGAACATATCCGCAGCTTGGAACAGGCTGTAGTCCGACGGTGAGACCTTTCTGACGTCGGCCTCGAGGAAGGCGTTGAAGAGCGTGTTCACCAGGTTGGTGATCTCCTTCTGGCCGTTGTCATAATAGACAATGATACGGTCGAAAGACTGCAAGAAGCCCAGGTTATCGCGCAGGAAAGAGCTCACCTCGCGCGATATCCGGGAAACCATTTTGTCGTGATCGGCAAACTCCCGCTTCCTGAAGACGAAGGACTTGTAGGAGATATCGCAAAGACGCATGAACGTAAACAGCGATCGGAAGAGCTTTCGACGCGCCGTCAGGTCCATACTCACGTAATCCCTTTCGCGTCTGATGAGCGGAGCGGAGTGCACGGCATGGTCTTCGGAAAGGCCCTGCTCGACAAGATGGCGTCTCAGATGATCAATCTGGTCTGCGATGTCAGCGCTCTGATCATGAAAGACCAACGTGATGATGTAGTACGGAGCATGATGTTCGTATGGGCCAAAGTCACCCGACTCGTCTATGAACACACTGAGCTCAGCCATGGGTCTCCTGAAAATGAAATGGCGGGGAAAAAGTCCCCGCCCTTGGGTGGACCAGGGCCTTTCGGCCAGCCCAGAATATGACTAGTTTATAGCACGTTTTCATAACCCCGTCCATAGGCGCGCGCTTCCTAGAACCACCACTCGAGCGAGTCCTCGATCACGTCCTTTCCACGAAGCTGTTCGACCCACCCCTTGGGGATTGAGTCATAACCGTACATTGCACCTGCCAGAGCTCCCGCGACGCAGGCAGTCGTGTCGGAATCGTCC
This window of the Coriobacteriaceae bacterium genome carries:
- a CDS encoding DUF3800 domain-containing protein, which codes for MAELSVFIDESGDFGPYEHHAPYYIITLVFHDQSADIADQIDHLRRHLVEQGLSEDHAVHSAPLIRRERDYVSMDLTARRKLFRSLFTFMRLCDISYKSFVFRKREFADHDKMVSRISREVSSFLRDNLGFLQSFDRIIVYYDNGQKEITNLVNTLFNAFLEADVRKVSPSDYSLFQAADMFCTLTLLEEKLKCEGLSNSEKEFFMSARDLKKNYLKSTSAKRLSR